The genomic segment ATGCCCCAGACCCGGGAGCATGTGCGGGTCATGGAACTGCTGGGGGTGCGCGACACCCTGGCTGTCGTCACCAAGACCGACCGGGTTTCCCCTGAACAGCTCCGGGCCGTGAGCGGGGCGGTGGGCGGGTTGCTACCCGGGGCCCAGGTCTTCCCCGTTTCCAGCCTCACGGGCGAGGGCATGGTCGACTTGCAGGCCGAGTTGGCAGCCCGCGCCGAGCGGCAGCAGGATCAGGAAGCGCGGGGCTATTTCCGCCTCTCGGTGGACCGGGCCTTCGTGCTCAAGGGCGCCGGCTTGATCGTCACCGGGACGGCCATGGCCGGGCGCGTGGCGGTGGGCGACAGCCTGCTGCTGTACACGGTGAAGTCTGGCAGCGAAGGCATCAAGGTGCGGGTACGGAGCATTCATGCCCAGGACGAGGCCGCCTCCACGGGGCAGTCTGGCCAGCGCTGCGCCCTGAATCTGGTGGGCGATGTGGAGCGGGAGGACATCCAGCGGGGCGACATGCTGGCCGATGCCCGCTGCGTGGCACCGGGCCTGAGGTTTGATGCCCGCCTGCGCCTGCTCGACGACCTGCCATTTTCCCTCAAGCACCTCCAGCCGGTGAAGCTCTATCTCGGTGCCCGGCGCCTGGCCGCCCGGGTGTATTTCCTGGAGACCGACGGACCTTCATCCCCTGCCGGGATGGGATTGGTGCAGTTCGTCCTCCAGGAGCCCTTGCAGGTCTGCTGGGGCGACCGCTTCCTGATCCAGGACGACAGCGAAAGCGTGATCCTGGGGGGCGGACGCGTGCTGGGGCCGGCCGCGCCCCAGTGGCACAAGCGCAAGCCGGCGCGGTTGGCCTGGCTGGCGGCTCTCGACCATGACGACCCCGCCGCAATCCTGGGAGCCTGGCTGGAGGTGGGCATGGGACCGGTGGATCTGGCGGCTGTCCAGACCGCCCTCAACCTGCGGGACGATGAACTCGCGGCGCTGTTATCCCTTCCCACCCTGGCCGGCTTGCTGCGGTTGCGCGGCGATCACGGCGACTGGCTGCTCAACGCCGGCGACTGGAACGCGCAGCGGGAGCAACTTTTTGCCCAGGTGGCTGACTGGCATAAGGAGCACCCGATGGATGCGGGCATGCCCCAGGCGCTGCTGCTGCGGGGCAATCCCGGACCCGCTTTCCTTGCGGCGGTCCTGGAGGCCCTGGTTCAGGAGAAACGTTTGCTGCTGGCCGGGGGGAGGGTCAGTTGCGCCGGCTACCGGGCCACGCTGCCGACTGCCATCCAGGCCGGCTGGGAACGGCTCCAGGCCTATACGGTGGAGCGGGGCTTCCATTTGCCCCTGCTCTCGGAAATCGAGCGGGACCTGGGACTGGGCACCAAGGTGCAAGGGGCGGTGATCGCCACGGCGCTGAAGTCCGGACAACTGGTTCAAGTCAGTTCCAAGCGGCTCACCCTGCCGTCGGTGCTGCAAGGGCTGGCGGTCGAGATCCAGCACCTGGCGGCGCGGCAGGAGATTTTTTCGGTGATCGAGACCAAGGTCCATCTGGGACTGGGACGGGATCTGACCATCGAGATCCTGGAGTATTTCGACAGTGTCAAATTCACCCGGCGGGAAGGCAATGGGCGCCGACTCCGGGATGCAGACTGGCCGCGGAGGATGGCGGCATGAATTACCACGGAAGAGCGATGTCCCCGGTGGGGCACCTGGTCTTCAAAACCAGCGCGGTGCCGATGAGGCGCCTGGTGGGTTCGACTCCTACCTCTTCCGCCATATTTAATGGAGTACGGAACAAAGTCCCCACCCGTTCGGGCTGAGCCTGTCGAAGCCCCGCGTTGGCGAGGCTTGCGCTTCGACAGGCTCAGCGCGAACGGACTTAATCGGTGTTTCCATAAACAAAAGACCGCGCAGACGAAGGAGAAAAAACAGTGAGCCACGGCGTCCTGGATGACATCGAGAAGTGCATGGAAAGCGGCTGGACCGATGGTCTGCCGGTGATCCCCCCCTATGGCAGCCTGGTGGATCCCATGCTGGAGGCCCTGGGCTGGCAGGCCACTGATGTGGTGGGGAATATCCCCGACCAGAGCATCAAGGTCCGCGCCGAGCAGGTGGCGGCTACGGCGGTGATGGCTGGCTGCAAGCTGGAATATGCGCCGGTACTGCGGGCCCTGGTCCTGGCCATACTGGATCCCCGCTTCAACGTCAGCGGGGTGGAAGTGACCACAGGTGGGGCCAGTGTGCTGGTGATTGTGAGCGGTCCGGTGGTGGCGGCCCTGGGCTTCGAGCATGAGGCGAACGCATTGGGCGCCAACAGCCGGATCAACGCCACCGTGGGGCGTTTCGCCCAGATGATGCGGCTGTTCTGCGGCAAGGGCGGCGGTGTGCTGCAATCCCACGGCACCGTGGGGCATCCTGGGCGCTTGTCTTTTTGCATTGCCGAGCATCCCCAAACGGCCTGGGGACCCTACCACACCCAGTTTGGCCTGCCCGCCGAGGTTTCCGCCGTATCGGTCATGTCCAGCGAAGGACCGAACTCCTGCAACAACCACTATGCCAGGACCGGGGCGGCGATTCTGGACACCATCGGCGACTGCATGCTGCATTACGGCCAGACGGCCTGGTACTACCGCTCTTCGGGCTATCTGGTGGTGATTGCGCCAGACCATATGGCACTGGTGAAGTCGGAGTTCACCCGGGAACAGGCGCGGCAATACCTTTACGAGAATGCCCGGCGCCAGACGGACGATCTGGTGAAGGTGGGGCGGATCGCGATTCCGCCCCTGGAGTATGCGGAGGTGGAGTTCGGTGCGATGCGCACGCCACTGAAAACAATCGACCAACTGAGCTTCATCGAATGCGGTGCCGTTGGCGGCCGCTTCTCCGCCGTCATCCCCCGTTGGGCGGGCAGCCAGAATGTCGTCTGCAAACAGATCGTAGGTATTTGAACCGAGATTTTTTACGGAGGTGAACAATGAGCAAGCCCATGACAGAAAAACTACCGGCCAAGCAACTGATGAGTTGCGGCGATGTGACCTGCGAGGTGCTGGTGAACCCCATCCCCCGGCCCGAGTCCGATCCCATCAGGATCACTCTCAAGCCGAAGCTGCCCCGCGTCACGTTCCTTGACCACAAGAAGCCCAACTCCCTGGCGATCCTGCAGTTCGCCCAGCAGATCCTGCGGCAGCGGGGCATCGAGGTCCGTGAGGAGATTTTGCAAAAGAATGATGCCGGCACACCGATGCCGGCGGCCCTCCTGGCCTCCCTGTCCCAGGAGCCGGGGCTCGTCTTGTGCGGTGTCTCCGATTGAGGGAGTTGTTCGTCGGGCAGTTCGCTTGACGCCATTTTGTTGCAGCGGGCCGGTGTCGCCGGTTTCGCGATTCTGACTGAACCTTTCGGGGACCAGGTGAACCGGTGCATGGCCTACCAGCCGGCGGATCGGCCGCTCCCCGCCATCGTGATCGACCATCCGACCCAGATGGTTCCGGAAGAAGTACTACGGCAGCGGGCGAGCCAGATCGCCGACGCCGTGGAGTGTTTATTGAAGGACGAAGCGCCATGAGTACGGAAACGACCCTGTCGATCCTTGGCAGCGGCATCTATCTGCCACCGGCCCGGCCGGTGTGTGAGGTGGCTGCCGAGGCCGGGGCGGATGTGAGCAACTACCAGGGCTGGCCGAACGTCTGCCATGCCCTGGCGGAGGACCACCCCAGCACCATGGGGGCCACGGCCCTCAAGGCGGCCCTGGCCGATGCGGGCGTGGCTCCGGACGAACTCCGCCTGGTACTTTTCGCCGGCATCTCGCGGGATTATCTGCCGTCCTTTTCCGTGGCCACGGAGATCATGCAGTCCTGTGGCGCCCAGGGCCACTGCCTGGGGCTGGACATGACCATCGGCTGCCTGGGCGCCCTGTCGGCCCTGGACATGGCCCAGGGCTGGCTGGCCACCCATGGCGGCGGTGTGGCGGCCATCGTCACGGCGGAGCGCTGGTCCTATACGGTGGACCATGGCTCCATGGCGAGCATGGGACTCTGGGCCCACGGCGACGGCGCCAGCGCCGCCGTGGTGGCGATGGATACGCCCCATCCCGCCAAGGCGATGTTCCGGGGCGCGGAATTCACTACCCAGAGCGACCTGAACGGCACGGTGCTGGTCAAGTACGGCGGCACCCGCCATCCGGTGGCCCCGGCGGGGGCCAATCCCGCCGAGCGCCTGTTCATGGGCAGCTCCCGGGCCGATATCCGCGAGCGCTATGCCTATGGCTATTCGAGCAGCCTGGAGGCCATGAAAAAGCGCTTCGGCATTGCGCCCAAGCGGGTGATCATCAACCAGACGGCTGCCCTGTTCCTGCATCTGATCGCCCAGGTGATCAACATTCCCATCGAGGATTTCCTGCTGACCGGCCCCGAGACCGGGCATGTGGGATCGGCGGATCTGCTGATCGGCCTGGACCGCATGCTGAAGTCGGGGCCCTGCCATGAACCCTACTTGCTGGCCAGCAGCACCCCTTACGCTTTCGGCGCGGGATTGTTGATGCCGCCGACGCCCGGATGAGGGCAGACGGGAATGGGGTCGATGGCTTCACCCGGGGCGCAAAGCCGATTAACCTGTAGCGCTGGTGAAGGAGCGCCAGTGGCGGGGGGCGGAGTCGCGATGGTTTCGATGAATTATGTGGCCTGGATGACCGAGTTCATGGCGTCCTGCGGAATCTCCCGGGCAGCCTTGCTGAAGGGCACCGGGCTGGAGGACCGGGATCTTTCGGAACCGGGCGGCATTTCGGATGCGCAGCATATCTGCCTGCTGCGCAACGCCCTGCAACTGAGCCGCGATCCCGCCCTCGGCCTGGCCCTGGGGAGCAACCGGCCCATCTCCACTTTTGGCAGCCTGGGCTTCGCCATGCTGTGTTCCGAGACCCTGCGGGAGGCCATCCTGATGGGCTGCCAGTACCAGAAGGTGCCGGGCCGCTTCAGTGGCCGCCTGGTCTTTCTTTCCCTGCGCAGCGAAGGCGACGAGGCCGTGCTGGAGGTGGAGGCGGCGGTGGCGCCCGACGATCTGCTGCTGTTCGCGGTGGAGGACATGCTGGGCAGCATCCTGTCCGTGACCCGCTGGGTGACCGGCCGGCCCCTGCCCCTGCGGGAAATCCGCTGCGGTTTTCCCCGTCCGGCCCATGGCGAGGCCTACGGCCAATACCTGCCCTGCCCGGTGGTATTCGATGCGCCCCGGACCCAGGTGCGTTTCGATGCCGCCTTTCTCGGCACGCGCCTGCCCATGGCCAGCAGCAATGCGGCCCGGATTTATCGGGCCCAATGCGAGAAACTGATCCATGCCGACGGTGGCGACGAGGATGAATGGGTTCGCAACATCAGAGCCCAGATGCTGATGTTTTCCGACCGTCTGCTTTCCCCGGAGGAATGTGCCGCCAGATTGGACATCAGTCCACGCACCCTGCGTCGGCGCCTGGAGGAACGAGGGGTGTCCTACAAGGGCATCGTCGACGATGTGCGGGCTGGGCTCGCCCGAAGTTATCTCGAATCTTCCCGACTTTCTGTCGAGGCCATCGCCGAGCGGCTGGGTTTCAGCGATCCCACCAGCTTTACCCGGGCCTTCCGGCGCTGGACGGGCATGTCGCCACGGGAATTCCGCAAGCGGAAATCCCGAGCATCCTTGCCCTCGCTGACCGGCGATGCCTGATACGCGTGAGTGAGCAGGCGGCCGCGATGGCGGCGCGGCCCATGGGAGTCAGAAAAGCCAGGTAACGTTGATTGCAGTCGAGCAGAATCTCACGAGGGGTCACTCGGAGGACGGTGCGGGTGACCATGCGCGCCAACCTGAGAATCACGGTTACGGAAGGCCCGGGGAGACATGCCGGTCCAGCGCCTGAAAGCGCGGGAGAAGCTGGTAGGTTCGCTGAAGCCGAGGCGTTCCGCGATAGTCTCCACCGATAGCCGCGAGGATTCCAGATAGCGTCGAGCCAGACTGGCGCGGGCATCGTCGACGATGTCCTGATAGGAACATCCACTTTCATGCAATTTACGGCGAAGGGTACGGGCACTGATGGACAATGCCTCGGCGCAGGCCTCCAGCGTCAGAGTGCAATCGGCGCTGGTCAATAGCCGGGCGCGAATCCCGGCGACGAGTCCCTCCGGATCTGCGAGATCCTGACCAACAAGGCGCTGGCAATGGGCGCGATACATGAGGGCCGCATGGCTGCTGGCAAGAGGCAGGGGCGTATCGAGAAATGATGCGTCGAAGCGGATCTGGTTGCGGGGGGCATCAAACTGGATCGGACAGGAGAAATACTTGCGGTAATTGGCCCAATGAGCCGGCCGCGGATAGGCGCAGCAGAGTTCCCTGACGGGCAGCTCCCGGCCGGTGACCCAGCGGGTGTTGCTGAGAATGCTGCCAAGAATCTCCTCCACGGCGAATTGGGCCAGATCCCCCAACTCCGGGGCCACTTCGATCTGGAAGGAGGCATTGCGCCCCTCCTCATGGAAGGACAGGAACAGCAGCCGACCCGAAAAGCGACCAATGACCCGCTGGTACTCATTGCCCACCCGCAGGGCCTCGCGAAAAGTCTCGCAGCACATCATGGCGAAACCGAAGCGGTCCAGGGTGGAGATATGTCGATGGATGCCGAGTTCAAGACCCAGGGCCGGATCACGACTCAGCCGCATGGCATTGCGCAGCAGAGTGACATGCTGGCCTTCGGTGATTTCCGCAGCCGGATTTGCCAGGTTCTGCTCACCGATGCCCGTATCCTCAAGCAATTGGATGGGCACCACGCCATAGGAGGCATACACAAAATCAGCCAGCCAGGCCGCATAGTTCATCGAAATCACGGCCACCGCTCCCTCACGGAATCGACCTCGCCTGCCCTGTGCCCGCAACCTCATAGAGCCGGGTCAGTCGCTCGGCGCTGAGGAGGAGAGCTTCGCTGGCCTCGGCGACGATCAGGCGGTAATTGACGGCGCCTTCCGTGGCTACGGCGGTTTTCAGCCAGTTCCACTGACGGGCCTGCTCCTCCAGTTCGGCATTGATCGCGGCGGAGTTGCCGGCCCGGGCGCTAAGCAAATCCAGGCTCAGGGAAAACTCGTGCATCGTCGTATCCAGTTCCTCCCGCAGGGCCGGGGAAACATCTCCCCAACTGATCAACATGTAGGCCTTGGTCAGGCGCTGGGACAACATGCGCTGGCGACCGGCCAGGTTGACCACGTGGCTGGCCTCCGTATTCAGGACGTTCTGCAACAACCGGGTCATGCGCTCCGCCGCAATCAGCGCGGCCTCTCCACGGCGATTCGCCTGCCGGGCCGACGCCAGCGTGGGCTTGGCCTTGATGGCGTTCCGTAAGACCTGCCAGCGGGTACGCATTTCCCCCAGCGACGACCGGGGCGTGGCATCGAAGGCTTCGAGCCACTTCAGATTGGCCTCGAACCGGGCCACGGAATCCTCGACGATCGCCCTGGCCTGCTGGGGCTGCACTCCCATGCCCAACTGGGCATAGCCCTTGATGATGCGCTGAGACAGCATGCGCTGTTCCCCGGAGCGGTTCACCGCGTTCAGGGCCTTGGGCAATTCGGCTGCCCAGGCGGGCGTCATCGTGGAGAGAAAGGCGATATACAACAGTATTGTTCGGATCATTACCATCTCGCCCCCCTCAGAAAACCGGCACGCCCATGGCTTGCAGTGCCCGCACCAACTGGGCCGCAGCACGTTCCATCAGGCCTACGGCCTCCTTGTGACGACCGGTACGGGCGAACTCCTCGGCTTCCAGCTTGATCTTCCGTCCCTCGGCGAGAAAGCCATCCACCAGCTTCTGCTGCCCGCCCGCTCCGCGCCCTTCGGCGATCATCATATCCACCATGATTTCGTTGCTGTTGAACCGCTTTTGTTCGTAGGCATACTCGTCGGCCGGGGTATCGAACTTCAGGGACAGCACCACCTCCTGTCCCGCCCGCAGGCGTGAGATTTCCGCCACCGCCAAACGATAGGTTTCCGACAATTTTTTGTTGGCCTCACCCAAACGACCGGCAGCGGCCAAACTATCGGCCTCCGCAAAGGGACGGTCGATCTGGGCCAGCAGCTTATTCGCCGCCACGGCAAAACGGCCATCCCGGACCAGTTCGTCGGCTGAGGCCCGATAGATGGTCACCTGTTCCCGCAGCTCGTCGAAATGCCGTCGCTGCACGCTTTCCGGCAGGGCACCAGCGGAGGCGCCACGACGGGAAGCCAGGGTAATGGCCTTCAAGGCCTCGTCTGCCAGTTTCGCCGCCTGATCAACCTGGTCCTGTGCCAGAGCGACCCGGGCATCCGCGATGGCCTGACGGCCAATCCCGATCAGGGCCGGCACCTCGCCTTCGGCCGTCGTAGCCTGGCGGGCCGCAGGAGAATTGGTCAGGGTTTCCACCAAGCGCAGCTTCTGTTCCACCAGACGCCGAGCGGAGTCATCGCTCTCCTGGGCCAGGGCGGCACTTGTCATCAATGCCACCAGCAAACCGAAGAACCCAGCTTTCACCATCGTGCATTCCCCCATGCCGTCTACAGGACGAATCATACCCACAAGCCCATGCTCCATGAGTGGCTTCACCCTCCCGATGAGAAATCCGCAGGGCGGGGGACGGTCAGACAGGGCAAATCGGCTAAAATCGCCCTCTTTTAGCCAATCCCTGCTGGAGAATCCCCATGTCCATGGCCGACCGCGATGGTTTCATCTGGTACGACGGCAAGCTCGTGCCCTGGCGCGAAGCCACCACTCACGTGCTGACCCATTCCCTCCATTACGGCCTGTCCGTGTTCGAGGGGGTCCGCGCCTACAACACCGTTTCCGGCACCGCCATCTTCCGGCTCAAAGAGCACACGGACCGATTGTTCAACTCGGCCCACATCTACATGATGCAGATTCCCTACAGCCGGGAACAGATCATGGAAGCCCAGAAGGAAGTGGTGCGCGCCAACAAGCTGGAGTCCTGCTACCTGCGCCCCATCGCCTTCTACGGTTCCGAGAAGATGGGCATCTCCACCCGCGGCGCCACGGTCCATGTGGCCATCGCCGCCTGGCCCTGGGGTGCCTATCTGGGCGAGGCGGCCCTGGAACAAGGCATCCGCATCAAGACGTCGAGCTTTGCCCGCGCCCATGTGAATTCGATCATGCCCCGCGCCAAGCTGGCGGCCACCTACGCCAACTCCATCCTGGCCAACCTGGAAGCCACCCAGGATGGCTACGACGAGGCCCTGCTGCTGGACACCGAGGGCTTCGTGGCCGAGGGCGCCGGCGAGAACCTCTTCGTCGTCAAGGACGGCGTGATCTATGAGCCGGAGATCGCCGCGGCCCTGACCGGCATCACCCGCGCCTCGATCATCGCCCTGGCCGCCGAGCTGGGCTACGAAGTGAAAAGCCGGCGTCTCACCCGGGACGACATCTACATCGCCGATGAAGCCTTTTTCACCGGCACCGCCGCCGAAGTTACGCCCATCCGCGAGCTGGACAACCGGACCATCGGCGCGGGCAAGCGCGGCCCCATCACGGCCAAGCTCCAGGCGCTTTTCTTCGACGTGGTCAATGGCAAGGTGCCGGCCCACGCCGAATGGCTCACTGCTGTCTGAGGAACCCCATCATGACCCAAGCCACCAACGACACCGCCCGCCAGGTGGAAGTCACTGCCCACGACCTGCCCCTGCATTGCCCCCGCCCCGGCGCCCCCCTCTGGGCGCACCACCCCAGGGTGTTCCTGGACGTATTGAAGAACCATGAAGGCAAGGCCGTCTGTCCTTATTGCGGCACCGAATACAGCTTCACCGGCGAACGGCCCAAGGGACACCACTGACACTCATGGCAACCCATTTTCCACCCCGGTCCATGAACCACGCGAAAGGCAGGAAGGCCCACCCCCTCCCCCTTCGACGGGCTCAGGACAGGCCAAGCTCCCCCACTCCGGGGAAGATGACGATGCCGGCTCGATACGCTCGACAGTTCGATCTGCCGTTTCAATTCGCTGTTTCACGGTAATAGCGTGGGGAGCCCCACACGCATCCTGGTCGTCGCTCCTTCCTGGATCGGCGACACCCTGATCGCCCAGCCCCTGCTCGCCCGGCTGGCGGCCCGGGGGGCATCGATCGACGTGCTGGCGCCAGACTGGTGCGCACCCCTGCTGGAACGCATGCCCGAAGTGCGCCGGGTCATCGGCAGCCCTTTCCGCCACGGAGACTTCGCCTTTTGGGCGCGCCGCGCCCTGGGCCGCGCCCTCGCCCAGGAGGGCTACGACGAGGCGGTGGTGCTGCCCAACTCCTGGAAGTCGGCCCTGGTCCCCTTCTTTGCCCGCATCCCGAAGCGCACCGGCTTCACCGGCGAAGCCCGGATCGGTCTGCTGAACAACCGCCATGTCCTTGACAAGGTAGCCCGGTCCCAGCTGGCCCAGCGCTACGCCCAACTGGCGGAAGCGCCTGGGAGCGATCCGCTCCTGCCCTTGCCTCAACCCCGGCTGTGTTCCACGCCGGAGCAGCAGGCGGCAGCCCGGCGCACTCTGGGGCTGCCCCTGGACGCTGCGCCGGTCATTCTCTGCCCCGGCGCCGAATACGGCCCGGCCAAGCGCTGGCCGGTACGCCATTTCGCCGACCTGGCCCGACGCCTGGCCCAGGACGGGTTGCCGGTATGGTTGCTGGGCGCCGCCAAGGATGCGGCCGTGGGAGATGAAATCGCGGCTCTGGCGGAGGGAATGGCCCTCAATCTCTGCGGCCGCACCTCCCTGACCCAGGCCATCGACCTGCTCGCCGGTGCCCGCCAGGTGGTCAGCAACGATTCCGGGCTGATGCACGTGGCAGCGGCCCTGGATCGTCCCCTGGTAGCCCTCTACGGCTCTTCCAGTCCGGCCTATACTCCTCCCATGTCCTCCCGGGCACGGATCATTTCCCTGAAATTGTCCTGTAGTCCATGCTTTCAGCGCGAATGTCCCCTGGGGCATTTGAAATGCCTGGAAGACCTGATGCCCGAGCAAGTCATCGAAACCCTGAACAACGTTTTCCATGCCCACCCGTAAATCCTTCTTTGCCACACCCGACGATGCCGAGGCCGCCTTCTACGAAGCCCTGGAGCGGGCCGACCTGGATGCCATGATGGCCATCTGGGCAGAGGACGAGGAGATCGTCTGCGTGCTGCCGGGGGGGCCACGACTGGCCGGCTATACCCTGGTGCGCGAAGCCTGGCGACGGATTTTCGAAAGCGGATTCCGCCTCAACCTGCGGGTGACCGCTCTGAGTCAGGTGGTAAATCCCTTCACCGCCATCCACAGCAGGGTGGAGCACGTGGCCGTCGAGGGCGACGATTCGACCTTCGCCCCCATCGTTGCCACCAACATTTTCGTTCGCGGCGCCCTGGGCTGGCGCCTGGTGGTGCGTCATACCTCGCCGGCGCCCCCGGAGTTCGAAGGGGAGATACCCAAGATCCTGCACTAGCGGGGTGGCGGTTCCCAGTGGACGGCAAATAATCCCATGCAATAATCCCCACTCACCGAAACGGAGCCGACCATGCAACAACCCGCCCAGGAAATCTTCAAGGCCTATGACATTCGTGGCATTGTCGGCAAATCCCTGACGGCGGCGGCCGTACGCTCCATCGGCCAGGCCCTGGGCAGCGAGGCCCTGGCCCGAGGCATCACCACCATCGCCATCGGCCGCGATGGCCGGCTTTCCGGCCCCGAACTATCCACCGCCCTGGCCGACGGCATCAATAATGCAGGCGTCGACGTGATCGACATCGGCCGGGTGCCGACCCCGGTCACCTACTTCGCCGCCTTTGAACTGGGTACCGAGAGCTGCGTTTCCGTCACCGGCAGCCACAACCCGCCCAACTACAACGGATTGAAGATGGTGCTGGGCGGCCAGACCCTGTACGGCGAGATGATCCAGGACCTGCGGAGCCGCATCGAGCACAACCACCTCACGGAAGGCCAGGGCCATGTGCGTCATGCCGATGTGAAGGAGGCCTACCTGTCCCGTATCGTCTCCGATGTGAAGCTCTCCCGCCCCATGAAGATCGTGGTGGATTGCGGCAACGGCGTGGCCGGGGATTTCGCGCCGGAACTGTTCCGGCGCATGGGCTGCGAAGTGGTGGAACTGTTCTGCAAGGTGGATGGCAACTTCCCCAATCACCACCCGGACCCCTCCAAGCCCGAGAATCTGAAGGACGTCATCCGCACCCTCAAGGAGACCGACGCCGAACTGGGCCTGGCCTTCGACGGTGATGGCGACCGGCTCGGCGTGGTCACCAAGGACGGCGAGATCATCTACCCCGACCGCCAGTTGATGCTCTTCGCCGCCGACATGCTGGCCCGCAATCCTGGTGCCCAGGTGATCTACGACGTGAAATGCTCCCGCTGGGTGGCCCAGTCCATCCGTCACCAGGGCGGCGTGCCGGTCATGTGGAACACGGGCCATGCCCTGATCAAGGCCAAACTCAAGGAGACCGGCGCGCTGCTGGCCGGCGAGATGAGCGGCCATGTGTTTTTCAAGGAACGCTGGTACGGCTTTGATGACGGGCTCTATGCCGGCGCCCGCCTGCTGGAAATTGTCTCCCGCTGGGCCGACGCCAACTGGCCCCTGAAGCATCTACCCAATGCCCTCTCCACGCCGGAGCTGAACCTGAAGATGCAGGAGGGGGAGCCCCATGCCCTGATCGCCAGGCTACAGAGGGAAGGACATTTCCCCGGCGCGAAGGAACTGATCACCATCGACGGGGTACGGGCCGAATACCCGGACGGTTTCGGGTTGGCCCGGGCCTCCAACACCACACCGGTCGTGGTACTGCGCTTCGAAGCCGACAACATTGCTGCCCTGGCCCGTATCCAGGCCGAATTCAAGAGCGCCCTGGAGGCCGTATGGCCGGGGCTGGAGGTGGGTTTCGATGAATCAGGGCACTGAAGAAATCTTCATCGGGCG from the Denitratisoma oestradiolicum genome contains:
- the waaF gene encoding lipopolysaccharide heptosyltransferase II, with protein sequence MGSPTRILVVAPSWIGDTLIAQPLLARLAARGASIDVLAPDWCAPLLERMPEVRRVIGSPFRHGDFAFWARRALGRALAQEGYDEAVVLPNSWKSALVPFFARIPKRTGFTGEARIGLLNNRHVLDKVARSQLAQRYAQLAEAPGSDPLLPLPQPRLCSTPEQQAAARRTLGLPLDAAPVILCPGAEYGPAKRWPVRHFADLARRLAQDGLPVWLLGAAKDAAVGDEIAALAEGMALNLCGRTSLTQAIDLLAGARQVVSNDSGLMHVAAALDRPLVALYGSSSPAYTPPMSSRARIISLKLSCSPCFQRECPLGHLKCLEDLMPEQVIETLNNVFHAHP
- a CDS encoding YybH family protein translates to MPTRKSFFATPDDAEAAFYEALERADLDAMMAIWAEDEEIVCVLPGGPRLAGYTLVREAWRRIFESGFRLNLRVTALSQVVNPFTAIHSRVEHVAVEGDDSTFAPIVATNIFVRGALGWRLVVRHTSPAPPEFEGEIPKILH
- a CDS encoding phosphomannomutase/phosphoglucomutase, which codes for MQQPAQEIFKAYDIRGIVGKSLTAAAVRSIGQALGSEALARGITTIAIGRDGRLSGPELSTALADGINNAGVDVIDIGRVPTPVTYFAAFELGTESCVSVTGSHNPPNYNGLKMVLGGQTLYGEMIQDLRSRIEHNHLTEGQGHVRHADVKEAYLSRIVSDVKLSRPMKIVVDCGNGVAGDFAPELFRRMGCEVVELFCKVDGNFPNHHPDPSKPENLKDVIRTLKETDAELGLAFDGDGDRLGVVTKDGEIIYPDRQLMLFAADMLARNPGAQVIYDVKCSRWVAQSIRHQGGVPVMWNTGHALIKAKLKETGALLAGEMSGHVFFKERWYGFDDGLYAGARLLEIVSRWADANWPLKHLPNALSTPELNLKMQEGEPHALIARLQREGHFPGAKELITIDGVRAEYPDGFGLARASNTTPVVVLRFEADNIAALARIQAEFKSALEAVWPGLEVGFDESGH